From the genome of Papaver somniferum cultivar HN1 unplaced genomic scaffold, ASM357369v1 unplaced-scaffold_10, whole genome shotgun sequence:
TGACATCCATAAGCGATAGGTATAACAACTACTACACCCGCTAGAACACTCTTGACGTTTTCCTcacgattttttttgttttgctagTTCGATTCTCATAAGCAACTCCCTTTCTATGGAAGCTCGATCCACCTCGCTCAATTTCCAAGCAGAAGACGAGAACATTCTCTTGATAACCCTAGATGTCGACGCCAGTTTTCAGATGTGCGAGGAGGGTTCTTCAGTCGGTAGCTATGTATACCCGAGTTTATCTTACCTTCTTTGATATGCAAAATTTAAAAATCCGAAACCCTAAAAGCCTTTGTAAGTTTCTTATGTCTAAACATAAACACATTGATACTTGAACCAAGCAACAGCATCAAAAATTCCTATAAGGTCCCGTGCCACTACCTATCCTGTTTGAGGTATGGCTGCATGCAGCCAGACTGCAAAATAAGCCAACTGGCGATTTTCCATGAACCCTTGTACTGCCTAATATAGCTCGTACGAAATGTCTATATTTGGCATTTTTTTACCGACATGGTGATACTCTAATCACATGGATACCAGACTTCCATCACGTTAGCCATCAGACGTAGGACAAGAAACGCGCAACTTTCCAAAAACTCTTGTGGTTGTGAAAGCACAGTGGCGTGGCATACCACTAAACCAAGAGGAGTGTCAGTTGCCATTGCATGCACCAAAGAGCAAAACTTGCATCAAAATTATACGCGTCAAAAGCTTAATCATAAGTGGCATCCAAACTCTCAACTACATTACCACGTGCATGCCTATTCAGGTATTCCCCCTGATTATATAAGTTGAAGATTAGAAGGTGTTAAAGAGTGCATCAGGGTTAATACTAACTAGGATTTGCAGGCAAGGTGGAAATGAGCTCGTTGGGACCCTGGCTTGGCggtgggggtggtggtggtgttcaCGACTACTTCAGCTCACCATTTTCCAGTGATATTTGGGACCCGTTCGATTGGggaggtagaagacaattggatgccTCCAGAAGACTCGGCGGCGGTGATGACGCTGCTTCCGTCATCGCAAGAACAAACGTAGACTGGCGTGAAACAGACAACGCTCACATCTTTCGTGCTGATCTTCCTGGTattatttgtttcttcttttttcgtTTCTCATTGAGCACTCGAGCTAAAACTCTTTGCACTCCATCTGCAAATCTGTGGTGAATAGAGACATTTTATGTGATTTAAAATGTGATTACAATTTGAAGTCATTTTATGTGATTTACGTTTTATAGAGACATGGAAAGTGTGGAAATAGAAGCAGTAGGATGCACAATAGGGTTATGTGCATTACTATCACCAGGGTGCATGTTGATACGATCTATACTAACAAGAATTAATGGATTTTGGAACTCATTATCCTTCAGGACTGAGGAAAGAAGAAGTGAAAGTACAAATAGAAGACGGGAACGTGCTTCA
Proteins encoded in this window:
- the LOC113326480 gene encoding 16.9 kDa class I heat shock protein 2-like; amino-acid sequence: MSSLGPWLGGGGGGGVHDYFSSPFSSDIWDPFDWGGRRQLDASRRLGGGDDAASVIARTNVDWRETDNAHIFRADLPGLRKEEVKVQIEDGNVLQISGEHKKEEEQNETDKWLRYERRRGNFTRRFRLPENAKVDDIKCSMEHGVLTVYVPEHVSDRDKPRNVRSIDIA